From a region of the Butyrivibrio sp. AE3004 genome:
- the leuC gene encoding 3-isopropylmalate dehydratase large subunit has translation MAGMTMSQKILAAHAGLSEVKSGQLIEADLDLVLGNDITSPVAIKEMDKIGTKGVFNKDKIALVPDHFVPNKDIKSAENCKCVREFARKNSITNYFEVGQMGIEHALLPEKGLTVPGDLIIGADSHTCTYGALGAFSTGVGSTDMAAGMATGKAWFKVPSAIKFNLTGKLNEYVSGKDVILHIIGMIGVDGALYKSMEFTGDGVKELSMDDRFTIANMAIEAGGKNGIFPVDEKALEYLKEHAPGKEYKIFEADADAEYDEEYTIDLSTLKSTVAFPHLPENTHTFDEIDEIKIDQVVIGSCTNGRIDDIRMAAKILKGRKVAEGIRCIIIPATQAIYMQAMDEGLLKTFIEAGAVVSTPTCGPCLGGYMGILASGERCVSTTNRNFVGRMGATDSEIYLASPAVAAASAVTGKLSQPSEL, from the coding sequence ATGGCAGGTATGACGATGAGCCAGAAGATTCTGGCAGCACACGCCGGACTTTCGGAAGTTAAGTCCGGACAGCTTATTGAAGCGGATCTGGACCTTGTACTGGGTAATGACATAACAAGTCCGGTTGCGATTAAGGAAATGGATAAAATCGGAACAAAAGGAGTTTTTAATAAGGACAAAATTGCACTTGTTCCGGATCATTTTGTTCCGAATAAAGATATTAAATCTGCAGAAAACTGTAAATGTGTTCGTGAATTTGCCAGAAAAAATTCAATTACGAACTATTTTGAAGTTGGGCAGATGGGAATTGAACATGCGCTTCTTCCGGAAAAAGGGCTTACAGTTCCGGGAGATCTTATAATTGGAGCAGATTCACATACATGTACTTACGGTGCTCTCGGTGCTTTCAGTACTGGTGTCGGTTCTACAGATATGGCAGCCGGAATGGCTACAGGTAAGGCATGGTTTAAGGTTCCTTCCGCAATTAAATTTAATCTTACCGGTAAACTTAATGAATATGTAAGCGGTAAAGATGTCATACTTCACATTATAGGAATGATTGGAGTTGACGGTGCTCTGTATAAATCAATGGAATTTACAGGGGATGGAGTAAAAGAGCTTTCAATGGATGACAGATTTACAATTGCAAATATGGCAATTGAAGCAGGTGGAAAAAACGGTATTTTCCCTGTTGATGAGAAGGCTTTGGAATATTTGAAAGAACATGCACCGGGAAAAGAATATAAAATATTCGAAGCGGATGCAGATGCTGAATATGATGAAGAATATACTATAGACCTTTCAACACTTAAATCGACAGTAGCATTTCCTCATCTTCCTGAGAATACTCATACATTTGATGAGATTGATGAAATAAAAATCGATCAGGTCGTTATCGGTTCTTGTACAAACGGAAGAATAGATGATATTCGTATGGCTGCTAAAATTCTTAAAGGCAGAAAAGTGGCTGAAGGTATCAGATGCATTATAATTCCTGCTACTCAGGCCATATATATGCAGGCTATGGATGAGGGACTTTTGAAAACCTTTATTGAAGCCGGCGCAGTTGTTTCTACACCTACATGTGGTCCTTGCCTTGGCGGATATATGGGTATTCTTGCTTCCGGCGAAAGATGTGTTTCCACAACAAACAGAAACTTTGTCGGCAGAATGGGAGCTACAGATTCAGAGATTTACCTTGCTTCACCTGCTGTTGCAGCTGCAAGTGCGGTTACAGGTAAGCTTTCACAGCCAAGTGAATTATAA
- the leuD gene encoding 3-isopropylmalate dehydratase small subunit, with translation MKEARGSVFKFGDNVDTDVIIPARYLNTTDHAELAAHCMEDIDKTFIQNVKKGDIIVANKNFGCGSSREHAPIAIKAAGVSCVIAETFARIFYRNSINIGLPIVECEEAAKEINDGDTVSINFDTGVITDETTGKSYQGQAFPPFMQKIIDCEGLVNYINAK, from the coding sequence ATGAAAGAAGCAAGAGGAAGCGTTTTTAAATTCGGTGATAATGTTGATACAGACGTAATTATCCCCGCAAGATATTTAAATACAACCGATCATGCGGAGCTTGCAGCTCATTGTATGGAAGATATAGACAAGACATTTATTCAAAATGTTAAAAAAGGTGATATTATTGTTGCGAATAAGAACTTTGGATGCGGTTCTTCAAGAGAACATGCTCCTATAGCTATAAAGGCTGCAGGTGTTTCATGTGTAATAGCTGAGACTTTTGCCAGAATTTTCTACAGAAACAGTATAAACATTGGCCTGCCCATTGTTGAATGTGAGGAAGCTGCAAAGGAAATAAATGACGGTGATACGGTAAGTATTAATTTTGATACAGGTGTAATTACTGACGAGACAACAGGTAAAAGCTACCAGGGACAGGCATTTCCGCCTTTTATGCAAAAAATAATTGATTGTGAAGGATTGGTTAACTATATCAATGCGAAATGA